In one Lolium rigidum isolate FL_2022 chromosome 3, APGP_CSIRO_Lrig_0.1, whole genome shotgun sequence genomic region, the following are encoded:
- the LOC124699261 gene encoding acyl carrier protein 1, mitochondrial-like, producing the protein MAAAALRPAILRHIRLLPTTVAPLAAAAAAGQPHAQALWLTRPMSSHDAHLTRDEVVDRVLDVLKSHPKVDPSKVTPDAHFDKDLGLDSLDTVEVVMAIEEEFKLEIPDLEADKIDSMQLAIEYIVNHPMAG; encoded by the exons atggcggcggcggcgcttcgtCCGGCGATCCTCCGCCACATCCGCCTCTTGCCCACCACGGTGGCACCtctcgccgctgccgccgcggcgGGCCAGCCCCACGCCCAGGCGCTGTGGCTCACGCGGCCAATGTCCTCCCACGACGCGCACCTCACCCGCGACGAGGTCGTAGACCGCGTTCTCGATGTCCTCAAGAGCCACCCCAAGGTTGACCCCTCCAAG GTAACCCCCGATGCACACTTCGACAAGGATCTGGGGCTGGACAGCTTGGACACGGTGGAGGTGGTGATGGCGATTGAGGAAGAGTTCAAGCTCGAGATCCCCGACTTGGAGGCCGACAAGATCGACTCCATGCAGCTCGCTATCGAGTACATCGTCAACCACCCCATGGCCGGCTGA